From a region of the Paenibacillus sp. R14(2021) genome:
- the groES gene encoding co-chaperone GroES yields the protein MIRPLGERVLIEPIAKEETTASGILLPDTAKEKPQEGKVIAVGSGAVKDGVRIALEVKEGDRVLFSKYAGTEVKYEGKELLIMKESDIHAILG from the coding sequence ATGATCAGACCTTTGGGTGAACGCGTATTGATCGAACCAATCGCGAAAGAAGAAACGACTGCAAGCGGCATTTTGCTGCCAGACACAGCGAAAGAAAAGCCGCAAGAAGGCAAAGTAATCGCAGTAGGCAGCGGTGCGGTTAAGGACGGCGTGCGCATTGCGCTTGAAGTTAAAGAAGGCGACCGCGTATTGTTCTCCAAATATGCAGGCACTGAAGTGAAATACGAAGGCAAAGAGCTTTTGATTATGAAAGAAAGCGACATCCACGCGATCTTGGGCTAA
- the tatC gene encoding twin-arginine translocase subunit TatC, producing MMTVFDHIGELRKRIIIILVVLVIGMIIGLWFADPVYNYLITQEPVKGMKLNAFSLWDGIGMYMKFALVIALIFALPVTAYQLWAFVKPALGVKEQKAALLFVPFVLFMFLVGLAFSYYVVFPMAFNFTTDVAKHLNLVETYGVIQYFSFLFNIVIPISLLFELPIVIMFLTKLRILNPARLKKMRKLAYFILIIVGIVVTPPDFISDSLVAVPLILLYEISVILSSVVYRKQLRADQAWEEEYGT from the coding sequence ATGATGACGGTGTTCGATCATATCGGCGAATTGCGCAAGCGCATCATCATTATCCTGGTCGTGCTCGTTATCGGCATGATCATCGGTCTCTGGTTCGCGGATCCGGTGTACAATTACTTGATTACGCAAGAGCCGGTCAAGGGGATGAAGCTGAATGCCTTTTCCTTGTGGGACGGAATCGGCATGTACATGAAATTTGCACTTGTGATCGCACTGATATTTGCACTTCCGGTCACGGCTTACCAGCTGTGGGCGTTTGTTAAGCCTGCACTCGGTGTCAAGGAGCAGAAGGCGGCGCTGCTGTTCGTTCCCTTCGTGCTCTTCATGTTTCTGGTTGGGCTGGCTTTCTCTTACTACGTTGTGTTTCCGATGGCGTTTAATTTCACGACGGATGTTGCGAAGCATTTGAACCTTGTCGAAACGTACGGCGTCATTCAATACTTCTCGTTTCTGTTCAATATCGTCATTCCGATTTCCCTGCTCTTCGAGCTGCCAATCGTCATTATGTTTCTGACGAAGCTTCGGATTCTGAATCCTGCGCGTCTGAAGAAGATGCGGAAGCTGGCGTATTTTATCCTCATTATTGTTGGAATCGTCGTCACGCCGCCGGATTTCATCTCGGATTCCCTCGTGGCGGTGCCGCTCATTTTACTTTATGAAATCAGCGTCATTCTCTCAAGTGTCGTCTATAGAAAACAGCTTCGGGCCGATCAGGCATGGGAAGAAGAATATGGAACGTAA
- a CDS encoding twin-arginine translocase TatA/TatE family subunit, whose amino-acid sequence MFSGIGVTGFLLIALVALLLFGPNKLPELGRAFGRTLKEFKAGAKDIMEDEDRDRKEAKRVEVNRSEDQGDNKRLPE is encoded by the coding sequence ATGTTTAGTGGAATCGGCGTTACAGGTTTTCTGCTGATCGCGCTGGTCGCGCTGCTGTTATTCGGACCTAACAAGCTGCCTGAGCTTGGCCGTGCATTCGGACGCACGCTGAAGGAATTCAAGGCAGGCGCGAAGGACATCATGGAGGACGAAGACCGGGATCGTAAGGAAGCAAAGCGGGTTGAGGTCAACCGTTCGGAAGATCAAGGCGACAACAAGCGGCTCCCAGAGTAA
- a CDS encoding molybdopterin-binding protein, which yields MKDSKLGTVFKEVPVQEAVGLVLAHDLTQILPGTFKGRLFKKGHVIVESDIPKLLDIGKEHIYILELGEDELHEDDAAKRMAEALADDGLLLSEPHEGKVAVKSGLDVPALAVIDPSIVHAINELGEIALATLQTHAVVMPGGQLAATRVIPLVVPEDKVIAVEKLVSDYRSKHEGRGPLSLKPLRKFRIGLLTTGGEVFSGRIEDKFGPAVRRIVEALGSEVAEQRFSPDERQTIVKEIHYLRDQSYDMIVVTGGMSVDPDDRTPAAIADAGAEIVSYGTPMLPGSMLLMGYLGGTPIMGLPGCVMHDPHTSFNVLLPRVLAGETITRADIVAMGYGGLITR from the coding sequence ATGAAAGATTCGAAGCTGGGAACCGTGTTCAAGGAAGTGCCGGTACAGGAAGCAGTTGGCCTTGTGCTGGCACATGATTTAACGCAGATCCTTCCGGGTACGTTTAAAGGAAGGCTGTTCAAGAAAGGCCACGTTATCGTGGAAAGCGATATTCCGAAGCTCCTTGATATCGGCAAGGAGCATATTTATATTTTGGAGCTTGGCGAGGATGAGCTGCACGAAGACGATGCTGCGAAGCGAATGGCAGAGGCACTTGCTGATGACGGCCTTCTGCTGTCAGAGCCGCATGAGGGCAAGGTCGCTGTGAAATCCGGGCTCGATGTTCCTGCGCTGGCTGTAATTGATCCGTCGATCGTTCACGCCATTAACGAGCTGGGCGAAATTGCTTTGGCGACGCTGCAGACGCATGCCGTCGTTATGCCCGGCGGACAGCTTGCTGCCACGCGCGTCATTCCGCTTGTCGTGCCGGAGGACAAGGTGATTGCCGTGGAGAAGCTCGTCAGCGACTATAGGTCGAAGCATGAAGGCCGGGGCCCGCTCAGTCTGAAGCCGCTCCGTAAATTCAGAATCGGCCTGCTGACGACAGGCGGCGAGGTATTCTCCGGCCGGATCGAAGATAAATTCGGGCCGGCTGTGAGACGGATCGTGGAAGCGCTTGGATCAGAGGTGGCGGAACAGCGCTTCTCGCCGGACGAGCGACAAACAATTGTCAAGGAAATACACTATTTGCGCGATCAGTCCTATGATATGATAGTGGTAACTGGGGGAATGTCTGTAGATCCCGATGATCGTACGCCTGCTGCGATCGCAGATGCAGGTGCCGAGATTGTCAGCTACGGAACGCCGATGCTGCCAGGCTCCATGCTTCTAATGGGGTATCTGGGCGGAACGCCCATTATGGGATTGCCGGGCTGCGTGATGCATGATCCGCATACGTCGTTCAATGTGCTGCTGCCCCGCGTGCTCGCAGGCGAGACCATTACGAGAGCGGATATTGTAGCTATGGGTTACGGCGGTTTGATCACTCGCTGA
- a CDS encoding molybdenum cofactor biosynthesis protein B, with translation MRWKVALLTASDKGSRGEREDTSAQVIRELVEEELSGEIVDYRIVPDEQDEIMAALIEMTDYYQADLVITTGGTGLAPRDLTPEATLKVIDRLVPGLAEAMRMGAMQRTRKAMLSRGICGIRGRSLIINLPGSPKGVHENLMAIMDQLPHALNILSGRTGEHAE, from the coding sequence ATGCGGTGGAAAGTGGCGCTATTGACGGCCAGTGACAAAGGCTCGCGCGGCGAGCGTGAAGATACGAGCGCTCAAGTTATCCGTGAGCTGGTTGAGGAGGAACTCAGCGGTGAAATTGTCGATTATCGGATTGTACCTGACGAACAGGACGAAATTATGGCGGCTCTTATTGAAATGACGGACTATTATCAAGCCGATCTCGTCATAACGACAGGCGGAACGGGACTGGCCCCCCGCGATTTGACGCCGGAGGCGACGCTGAAGGTTATCGACCGCCTCGTGCCGGGCCTTGCCGAAGCGATGCGCATGGGCGCCATGCAGCGAACGCGCAAGGCCATGCTGTCCCGCGGCATTTGCGGCATTCGCGGACGCTCGCTCATTATCAATTTGCCGGGAAGTCCCAAGGGCGTTCATGAGAATCTGATGGCGATTATGGACCAGCTGCCGCACGCGCTCAACATTTTATCCGGCCGGACAGGAGAGCATGCGGAATGA
- the moaC gene encoding cyclic pyranopterin monophosphate synthase MoaC, giving the protein MDLTHFNDQGRARMVDVSDKEITARIAVARTTVTMAEETLARIKAGTIGKGDVLAVAQVAGIMAAKNTSNWIPMCHPLPLTGINLVFGDNGKNELYIEGTVKTTGKTGVEMEALTAVSAAALTVYDMCKALQKDMIIGPTLLTAKSGGKNGDYSVNGI; this is encoded by the coding sequence ATGGATCTGACGCATTTTAACGATCAAGGCCGGGCGCGCATGGTGGACGTGTCGGATAAGGAAATAACGGCACGCATCGCAGTAGCGCGGACGACCGTAACGATGGCGGAAGAAACGCTTGCCCGCATCAAGGCCGGAACGATCGGCAAAGGCGATGTGCTTGCCGTCGCGCAGGTGGCCGGCATCATGGCGGCGAAGAATACGTCGAACTGGATTCCGATGTGCCATCCGCTTCCGCTGACCGGGATTAATCTGGTTTTCGGCGATAATGGAAAGAATGAACTTTACATAGAAGGAACCGTCAAGACGACGGGCAAGACCGGCGTAGAGATGGAAGCACTGACGGCTGTATCCGCGGCGGCGTTGACGGTGTACGATATGTGCAAGGCGCTGCAGAAGGACATGATCATCGGCCCTACGCTCCTGACAGCCAAGAGCGGCGGGAAGAACGGCGATTATTCCGTTAATGGCATTTAA
- a CDS encoding 5-formyltetrahydrofolate cyclo-ligase — protein sequence MNLSEEKTTARHAAIRKRDGLPEHFRMAWSDTACQKAVDWIREQGDSPIRSVMAYVPFRSELDTTLLIEWCWRTGVTVIMPRCIRSDRSMTLHVVRAWDELSPGAYGIREPHPESAERCPPAFIPDVVFVPGLAFDRHGGRLGYGGGYYDRFHDRLKRLAGESGRAMPHWIGLGFETQAVAAVPMDEHDARMHAVITEEGYRGGVQHGSDAF from the coding sequence ATGAATCTGTCGGAAGAGAAGACGACGGCGCGGCATGCTGCGATCAGGAAGCGTGACGGCCTGCCGGAGCACTTCAGGATGGCATGGTCCGACACGGCCTGCCAGAAGGCTGTTGACTGGATTCGGGAACAAGGCGATTCGCCGATTCGCAGCGTCATGGCCTATGTGCCGTTTCGCTCTGAGCTGGATACAACGCTGCTCATCGAATGGTGCTGGCGAACGGGAGTGACGGTAATTATGCCGCGCTGCATCCGAAGCGACCGCTCCATGACGCTGCATGTCGTTCGGGCATGGGATGAGCTCTCCCCCGGTGCGTACGGCATCCGGGAACCGCATCCTGAATCGGCTGAACGTTGTCCGCCTGCTTTTATTCCGGATGTCGTCTTTGTGCCGGGGCTGGCTTTCGATCGGCATGGGGGAAGACTCGGCTACGGCGGCGGCTATTACGACCGGTTTCATGACCGGCTGAAGCGGCTTGCCGGCGAGTCGGGGCGCGCAATGCCGCACTGGATCGGTCTCGGCTTCGAGACACAGGCGGTTGCAGCGGTACCGATGGACGAGCATGACGCTCGTATGCATGCGGTTATTACGGAAGAAGGATACAGAGGAGGCGTGCAGCATGGATCTGACGCATTTTAA
- a CDS encoding ABC-F family ATP-binding cassette domain-containing protein yields the protein MLLQVSDVSKSYGVSSVLASITFQVQPRERVGLVGVNGAGKSTLLRIIAGEMSADSGTIYKSKETTIGYLAQSSGLQSDKTIEAEMRAVFASLIDAERELRSLEQQIADPALHGDAKQYDAVLDKYAKLSEWFREKGGFEMETRIRSILHGMGFGHFPPNTIISTLSGGQKTRLALARILLQAPDLLMLDEPTNYLDIETLTWLEDFLRGYEGGILVVSHDRYFLDAVVGTIVEIERHNAKRYTGNYSRFIEIKAAEYEAQMKQFDKQQEEIAKLEDFVQRNIVRASTTKRAQSRRKALDKMDRLDKPQGDLKKAHFSFEIERQSGNDVLDVRDLSIQFAEKAEPLFRNVTFRLERGENVALIGPNGIGKSTMLKALVGQQPHEHGTIRWGTNVKIGYYDQEHTGLNHGNTVLEELWGTYPHMEEARIRTVLGNFLFSGDDVKKRISTLSGGERARVSLSKLMLAQANMLILDEPTNHLDLYSKEVLEAALIDYDGTLLFISHDRYFLNKMAERIVELHPDGTNHFLGNYDEMIQKKHENEEILMETLSFPQGKQGKPTPTPETAPISSYEADKQAKRDERSRQRKQEQLENDIARLESEITALEEQLTDPEVYNDYVRVGTIQSDIDTKKAQLQSVYDAWEELLA from the coding sequence ATGCTTCTTCAAGTTTCCGATGTATCCAAAAGCTATGGCGTAAGCAGCGTGCTGGCGTCGATCACCTTCCAAGTCCAGCCCCGTGAGCGGGTCGGTCTGGTAGGCGTCAACGGAGCAGGCAAATCGACGCTGCTCCGGATTATCGCAGGCGAAATGTCAGCGGATTCCGGCACCATTTATAAATCCAAGGAAACGACAATCGGCTATTTGGCCCAGTCCAGCGGCCTGCAGTCGGACAAAACGATCGAAGCCGAGATGCGAGCCGTATTCGCCTCGCTCATCGATGCGGAGCGCGAGCTTCGCTCACTGGAGCAGCAAATCGCCGATCCCGCGCTGCACGGGGATGCCAAGCAATATGACGCCGTGCTGGACAAGTACGCTAAGCTGTCGGAATGGTTCCGCGAGAAGGGCGGCTTCGAGATGGAGACGCGCATCCGCAGCATTCTGCATGGCATGGGCTTTGGGCATTTTCCTCCGAATACAATCATTTCAACGCTGAGCGGCGGCCAGAAGACGCGCCTCGCTTTGGCCCGGATCCTGCTTCAAGCACCGGACCTGCTGATGCTCGATGAGCCGACGAACTATCTCGACATCGAAACGCTGACTTGGCTCGAGGATTTTCTGCGCGGCTACGAAGGCGGCATTCTTGTCGTTTCCCATGACCGTTACTTCCTTGATGCCGTCGTCGGAACAATCGTGGAGATTGAGCGGCATAACGCCAAACGGTATACGGGCAATTATTCCCGTTTCATTGAAATTAAAGCCGCGGAATACGAAGCCCAGATGAAACAATTCGATAAACAGCAAGAGGAAATCGCAAAACTGGAAGATTTTGTTCAGCGCAATATCGTGCGCGCCTCAACCACGAAACGCGCGCAGAGCAGACGCAAGGCGCTGGATAAGATGGACCGTCTCGACAAGCCCCAAGGTGATCTGAAGAAGGCGCATTTCTCCTTCGAAATCGAGCGTCAGAGCGGCAATGACGTGCTCGACGTCCGTGATTTGTCGATCCAATTCGCCGAGAAAGCCGAGCCGCTCTTCCGCAATGTGACCTTCCGATTGGAACGCGGAGAGAATGTCGCGCTGATCGGACCGAACGGAATCGGAAAATCGACGATGCTGAAGGCGCTTGTCGGCCAGCAGCCTCATGAGCACGGCACTATCCGTTGGGGCACCAATGTCAAAATCGGCTATTACGACCAGGAGCATACGGGTCTGAACCACGGGAACACCGTATTGGAAGAGCTATGGGGCACCTACCCGCACATGGAAGAAGCACGTATTCGTACCGTGCTTGGCAATTTCCTGTTCAGCGGCGACGATGTGAAGAAGCGTATCAGCACGCTGAGCGGCGGCGAACGTGCCCGTGTTTCTCTGTCGAAGCTGATGCTGGCGCAAGCAAACATGCTCATTCTCGATGAGCCCACCAACCATTTGGATCTCTACAGCAAAGAGGTGCTGGAAGCCGCGCTGATCGATTATGACGGTACGCTGTTGTTTATCTCCCATGACCGCTACTTCCTAAATAAGATGGCGGAGCGCATTGTCGAACTGCATCCGGACGGCACCAATCATTTCCTGGGAAATTATGACGAAATGATCCAGAAAAAACATGAAAACGAAGAGATCCTCATGGAAACGCTGTCATTTCCGCAAGGAAAACAGGGAAAACCTACTCCAACACCGGAAACAGCGCCGATTTCCTCCTATGAAGCCGACAAACAGGCGAAGCGTGACGAGCGATCCAGACAGCGTAAGCAGGAACAGCTGGAAAACGACATCGCTCGCTTGGAGAGCGAAATAACGGCGCTGGAAGAGCAGCTTACGGATCCGGAGGTCTACAATGATTACGTTCGTGTCGGCACGATTCAATCCGACATCGATACTAAGAAGGCACAGCTTCAGAGCGTATATGATGCCTGGGAAGAACTGCTCGCGTAG
- a CDS encoding copper amine oxidase N-terminal domain-containing protein, translated as MKQDAIGKSYIEFDGKRMGIGTPVVLKDGRTQLPLRFILK; from the coding sequence ATGAAGCAGGACGCCATCGGCAAATCGTACATAGAGTTTGACGGCAAGCGCATGGGAATCGGTACGCCTGTCGTTCTGAAGGACGGCCGTACGCAGCTGCCGCTTCGCTTCATCCTTAAATGA
- a CDS encoding class I SAM-dependent methyltransferase, whose protein sequence is MKHEDANREAVITYYTGFGEREWNRLDWESLEFTVNLHYMKQYLPPAGSVLDNGAGPGKYAMHFAALGYELTLTDLTPSLVALAQGKAEERGLTARFSGGFHVRDACDLFSFETERFDAAFMMGPLYHLQEEQSRIQAVRELHRVVKPGGIVCVAFRSRANQLMNALRMPEHWKPLNNIERLEGFMADGRFDHEDAGRYTGAYFYPLAEIEPFMTTNGFETLELIGSTNLGAVLRPEEWQYWESKGEASYKKLIDLLIRQARDPSLLGMSSHLLYIGRRV, encoded by the coding sequence ATGAAGCATGAAGATGCCAATCGCGAAGCGGTAATTACCTATTACACGGGCTTCGGTGAGCGGGAATGGAACCGGCTCGACTGGGAGTCGCTCGAATTCACGGTTAACCTTCATTATATGAAGCAATACTTGCCGCCTGCGGGAAGCGTACTCGATAATGGCGCCGGTCCTGGCAAATATGCGATGCACTTTGCCGCTCTCGGCTATGAGCTGACGCTGACGGATTTAACGCCTTCACTCGTTGCGCTTGCGCAGGGGAAGGCGGAGGAGCGAGGCTTAACGGCAAGATTCTCCGGCGGATTTCATGTCCGCGATGCCTGTGATCTCTTCTCATTTGAAACTGAGCGCTTCGATGCGGCTTTCATGATGGGGCCGCTCTATCATCTGCAGGAGGAGCAGAGCAGAATACAAGCCGTGCGCGAGCTGCACCGCGTCGTGAAACCGGGCGGCATTGTCTGCGTGGCTTTCCGAAGCAGAGCCAATCAGCTGATGAACGCGCTGCGTATGCCGGAGCATTGGAAACCTTTGAACAATATAGAGCGGCTGGAGGGTTTTATGGCCGACGGCCGATTCGACCATGAGGATGCGGGTCGCTATACGGGGGCGTATTTCTACCCGCTGGCCGAGATCGAACCCTTCATGACGACAAACGGTTTTGAAACGTTGGAGCTGATCGGTTCTACGAACTTAGGGGCGGTACTGAGGCCGGAAGAGTGGCAGTATTGGGAGAGCAAAGGAGAAGCATCATACAAGAAGCTGATCGATCTGCTCATCCGGCAGGCGCGGGACCCTTCGCTTCTCGGCATGTCTTCGCATTTGCTGTACATCGGACGCCGCGTTTAG
- a CDS encoding 2-isopropylmalate synthase, with amino-acid sequence MTASHSNVNAGTIVQPAGKIIRIFDTTLRDGEQSPGATLRPEQKIVIARQLAKLGIDIIEPGFPISSPGEFAAVQQISRELQGVEITGFARAIKGDIDAAVQATMDAARRRLHLFISASDIHLDFQLKKSREQVLAIAREMVAYGKQFVDEIEFSPMDASRSGRDFVIEMVEAVIAEGATIINLPDTLGYALPEEYGELFRSVRAGARGGDKVQYSAHCHNDLGLAVANSLAAISAGATQIEVTVNGIGERAGNCSLEELVMAIETRKSAIGAETGIVIGEIYETSRMVSRAMNFPIAYNKPIVGRNAFQHESGIHQDGLLKNRNTYEIMDPEAMGIPRSMIVLGKHSGRHAIKHRLAEFGIELNEEQLLDVYNRFIAKADELKIVPDDVLVRLASETTETQHDPYTLVDLQVLAGTQRSRIASVTIRERDSKEERTLTGTGRGPLEAVIHCLQQAIPVGAAFEDLELHSLSTGEDARGEAIVSIVHNNRRYTGTAVHNDIILASAEAYVAACNQMLMSTQEVKGENEKQAKSS; translated from the coding sequence ATGACAGCTTCCCATTCGAACGTAAATGCCGGCACGATCGTCCAGCCTGCAGGCAAAATCATCCGCATCTTCGACACAACGCTTCGCGACGGCGAGCAGTCGCCGGGCGCAACGCTGCGTCCGGAGCAGAAAATCGTCATCGCCCGCCAGCTGGCGAAGCTGGGCATCGATATTATTGAGCCGGGCTTCCCGATCTCGAGCCCAGGCGAGTTTGCCGCTGTGCAGCAAATTTCCCGCGAGCTGCAGGGCGTTGAAATTACCGGCTTCGCCCGCGCCATCAAAGGCGACATTGATGCCGCGGTTCAGGCAACGATGGACGCGGCCCGACGCCGGCTGCATCTGTTTATCTCCGCGTCCGATATTCATCTGGACTTCCAGCTGAAGAAATCCCGCGAGCAGGTGCTGGCCATCGCCCGCGAAATGGTTGCCTACGGCAAGCAGTTTGTCGACGAAATCGAGTTTTCGCCGATGGATGCGAGCCGGTCGGGGCGCGATTTCGTCATCGAGATGGTGGAGGCGGTTATCGCTGAAGGCGCCACGATCATTAATTTGCCGGATACGCTTGGCTATGCGCTGCCCGAGGAGTACGGCGAATTGTTCCGATCGGTCAGAGCGGGAGCGCGCGGCGGCGATAAAGTGCAGTACAGCGCGCACTGCCATAACGATCTGGGACTTGCGGTGGCGAACAGTCTGGCCGCGATTTCCGCAGGCGCCACGCAAATTGAAGTGACCGTGAACGGCATCGGCGAGCGTGCGGGCAACTGCTCGCTGGAGGAACTGGTTATGGCGATCGAGACTCGGAAGTCCGCGATCGGCGCGGAGACGGGTATCGTGATCGGCGAGATTTACGAAACATCGCGCATGGTGAGCCGGGCCATGAATTTTCCGATTGCCTACAACAAACCGATCGTGGGCCGCAACGCCTTCCAGCATGAGTCGGGCATTCACCAGGACGGCTTGCTGAAGAACCGCAACACATACGAAATTATGGATCCGGAAGCAATGGGCATTCCGCGGAGCATGATCGTGCTCGGCAAGCATTCCGGCCGCCATGCCATCAAGCATCGTCTCGCGGAATTCGGCATCGAATTAAACGAGGAGCAGCTGCTGGATGTGTATAACCGATTCATTGCAAAAGCAGATGAGCTGAAAATCGTACCGGACGACGTGCTGGTCCGACTGGCCAGCGAAACGACGGAGACGCAGCATGATCCGTATACGCTGGTTGATCTGCAGGTACTGGCTGGCACGCAGCGTTCCCGCATCGCATCAGTGACGATTCGCGAGCGGGATTCCAAGGAAGAGCGCACGCTGACGGGAACGGGAAGAGGGCCGCTTGAAGCGGTGATCCACTGCCTGCAGCAGGCGATTCCGGTCGGCGCGGCGTTCGAGGATCTGGAGCTTCATTCCTTATCCACAGGCGAAGACGCGCGCGGCGAAGCGATTGTCAGCATTGTGCATAACAATCGGAGATACACGGGCACGGCTGTGCACAACGATATTATTTTGGCATCGGCCGAGGCGTACGTGGCGGCGTGCAACCAAATGCTAATGAGCACGCAGGAAGTGAAAGGCGAGAACGAGAAGCAGGCGAAGTCGAGCTAA
- the tsaD gene encoding tRNA (adenosine(37)-N6)-threonylcarbamoyltransferase complex transferase subunit TsaD: MTTNETNELILAVETSCDETSVAIIRGGKHILSNVISSQIETHRRFGGVVPEIASRKHVESITLIMEQALTEADVTFRDLSAIAVTQGPGLVGALLVGIVAAKGLAMALNLPLIGTHHIAGHIYANQLVHELKYPCLALVASGGHTELVLLESEGKFRIIGRTRDDAVGEAYDKVARTLHFPYPGGPHIDRLAQEAEDEIPMPRAWLEPDSYDFSFSGLKSAVLASINSATMKGETIRQAALARGFQASVIDVLVTKALRAVREFGAKQLLLCGGVAANGGLRSTLTARCMEEGIPLLIPPLVLCTDNAAMIGAAAHLKWTRGAFTELDMKAEPGLSLEEWSV; encoded by the coding sequence ATGACGACAAATGAAACCAATGAACTTATTCTCGCCGTAGAGACAAGCTGTGACGAAACATCTGTGGCGATTATTCGCGGCGGCAAACATATTTTATCAAACGTGATTTCCAGCCAGATCGAGACGCACCGCCGATTCGGCGGCGTTGTGCCGGAGATCGCGTCGCGCAAGCATGTGGAGTCGATCACGCTGATTATGGAGCAGGCGCTGACCGAGGCCGACGTGACATTTCGCGACCTGTCGGCCATCGCGGTGACGCAGGGACCGGGCCTTGTCGGCGCGCTGCTTGTTGGGATTGTCGCAGCCAAAGGCCTGGCAATGGCGCTGAATTTGCCTCTCATCGGCACGCATCATATCGCGGGCCACATCTACGCCAACCAGCTCGTACATGAGCTGAAATACCCGTGTCTTGCACTCGTTGCCTCAGGCGGCCATACGGAGCTTGTTCTGCTCGAGAGCGAAGGGAAGTTCCGCATTATTGGGCGCACAAGGGATGACGCGGTTGGGGAAGCCTACGATAAAGTGGCGCGGACGCTGCATTTTCCGTATCCGGGAGGTCCGCACATCGATCGGCTGGCACAGGAAGCGGAGGACGAGATTCCAATGCCTCGTGCTTGGCTGGAGCCCGATTCCTATGATTTCAGCTTCAGCGGCTTGAAGTCGGCCGTCCTTGCAAGCATCAATTCCGCCACGATGAAGGGCGAAACGATACGCCAAGCGGCGCTCGCCCGCGGGTTTCAAGCGTCCGTCATCGACGTGCTGGTGACGAAGGCGCTGCGTGCCGTGCGGGAATTCGGCGCGAAGCAGCTGCTGCTCTGCGGCGGCGTTGCCGCGAACGGCGGCTTGCGTTCGACGCTCACCGCGCGCTGCATGGAGGAAGGTATTCCGCTGCTAATTCCGCCGCTAGTGCTTTGTACCGATAACGCGGCGATGATCGGCGCGGCGGCCCATCTGAAATGGACGCGCGGCGCGTTTACCGAGCTCGATATGAAAGCCGAGCCGGGGCTGTCGCTGGAAGAGTGGTCGGTCTAG
- the rimI gene encoding ribosomal protein S18-alanine N-acetyltransferase, with translation MTPIDVNQLVFRSMTLDDVPTIVAIELESFATPWTEEAFVNELTNNHFARYMVMDLDGRIIGYAGMWTIMDEAHVTNVAVREPYRGQGLGERLMVELQRTAVMFGSRRMTLEVRVSNSIAQRLYKKLGFEPSGIRPGYYSDNMEDALIMWAELPVSAEVEQLYDDK, from the coding sequence ATGACGCCAATTGACGTGAACCAACTTGTTTTTCGTTCGATGACACTCGATGACGTGCCAACGATCGTTGCGATCGAGCTGGAGAGCTTCGCGACGCCGTGGACCGAAGAGGCGTTCGTCAATGAGCTGACCAACAATCATTTTGCGCGTTATATGGTCATGGATCTAGACGGGCGTATTATCGGCTATGCAGGCATGTGGACGATTATGGACGAAGCGCATGTGACGAATGTCGCGGTGCGCGAGCCTTATCGCGGACAAGGTCTCGGCGAACGGCTGATGGTGGAGCTGCAGCGTACCGCCGTTATGTTCGGCTCGCGCCGAATGACGCTTGAAGTGCGCGTCAGCAATAGCATTGCCCAGCGGTTGTACAAGAAGCTGGGATTCGAGCCGTCGGGCATCCGCCCCGGCTATTATTCGGACAATATGGAGGATGCCCTTATCATGTGGGCGGAGCTGCCGGTGTCCGCTGAAGTGGAGCAGTTGTATGACGACAAATGA